CTGGAGGAGTACGACCGGGTCCACGGCGCCGACCTCGTGCGGACCCTGGAGACGTGGCTGCAGTACTCCGGCTCCTGGACGCGCTGCGCGGAGCGGCTCCACCTGCACGTGAACTCCGTCCGCTACCGCATCCAGCGCGTCCAGGAACTCACCGGCCGCGACCTCTCGCGGCCGGAGGACCGCGTCGACTTCTTCCTGGCCCTCCGCCTCATGGGCGGCGACCGCCCGTAGCCGGGGGCCCGGCGCTCATTCCTCTTCCTTCCCGGCCTCCTTCCCGGTAGGGGGTGAGATCGGGGACGTCCTCCGCCTCGGACGGCAGCGCGGCCGTCGCCGCCTGGCGGACCTCGTCGAGCAGCACGTCCTGCGCGAGGATCGCCTTCGCGCCGAGAGCCTCGGGCTCGGCCGGCAGGCCCAGGGCGATGTGCGCCTCGTCAACCAGAGGTTGACGATCACCAGGCGGCGGCGCCGGCGAACGTCGTGGGCAGCGGCTCGTAGCCGAGGACCTCCCGGGCGGCGCTGATGTCGAGGGTGCGCTCCACCGCGAGATGGCTGATCGCGTACCGGGTGAGGCGCGGCGGCTCCGGACGCCTCGCCAGCAGGAACGCGCCCTCGGCGAGCGCGGCCAGCGGGCGCGCGGCCGCGGCGGGCGCGTAGACGGGCCGCGCCCGCACGCCGCGCTCGCGGAGGATCTCGCGGAGCGCGTCGTCGAGCGTCACCGGGTCGGCGTCGGCGACGTTGAAGACGCCCGAGGACACCGGGCCGGTCGCGGCCAGCACGCACGCCTGGACGAGGTTGGCGATCGAGGTGAGGCTGATGCGCTGCCGTCCCGTCCCCGCCGCGACCAGGAACGGCCCGCGCACGGCGGACAGGACGCGCGGCAGCAGGGTCGTGTCGCCGGGGCCGTAGACCGCGTGCGGGCGCAGCACGATCGTGCCGGGCGCGGCGAGGACGGCGCGCTCGGCGGCGGCCTTCGACGCGCCGTAGGCGTTCAGGTACCGGCGCACGGGCGCCTCGTCCTCGGTGACCATGACGCTCGGGCGGAACGGGTCGTACACGCTGGCCGTGCTGACGTGCACGAAGCGCGCGCCCGGGAAGGAGGCGAGGACGTTGCGGGTGCCGGTGAGGTTGGCGGCGAAGAGCGCGGCGGCCTGGCCCCAGTCGGTGACGCTGCCCGCGCAGTGCACGACCGCGTCGGCGGCGGGCGCGTCCGCGAGGGGGCCGCGCGTGATGTCCCAGGAACGGTAGGGCGCGCCGCCCACGTGGGCCGGGTCCACGGCGGGGCGGCGGCCGTAGGCGAGCACCGTCGCGCCGCCGGCGGCGAGCGCCCGGCACACCGCGCCGCCGACGAAGCCCGAGGCGCCCGTCACCGCGATCCTCACGCGCCCACCGGCCCCTTCTCCACGGGCCCCTTCTCCGCCGGTCCCGTGTTCACCCGTCCCACGGTCACCGGCCTCCCGCGCCGACCAGCTCGCGCAGCCGGTCGCGGTCGAGCTTGCGACCCCGGCCGGAGCGGGGCAGCTCGTCCAGGACGACGATCCGGTCCGGCAGCGCGTCGTGGTCGATGACGCCGGGCAGGGCGCGGCGCAGGCGGGCGGGCAGGTCGGCGGGGCCGACGACGGCCAGCACGACCTCCTCGTCGCCCGTCCGCGGGTCGGGCACGCCCACGATGGCGGCCTCCGCCACGTCCGGGAGCGCCGCGATCGCCGGCTCGTACAGGCCCGGATAGAGGTTGAACTTGCCGCGGATCAGCATGTCCTTCTTGCGCCCCATGAGGACGAGGCGGCCCCCGTCCAGCCGGGCGAGGTCGCCTGTCGGCAGCTCGGTGAGCGGGTCCGCGCCGAGGTACCCGCGGCACAGGTTGGGGCCGGACAGCAGCAGCTCCCCGTCGTCCGCGACGCGGGCGCCGACGCCGGGCAGCGGCGCGCCGAGCAGGTCGCCGGACCCGGTGTGCGCGAGCTTCTCCTCCGCCGACGCGATGGCGACCGGGAGGATCTCCGTCATCGCGTAGACGGACAGGACCTCGGCGGACGGCGCCGCCGCCACCGTCCGCCGCAGGATCGCGGGCGGCGCGGGCGCCGCGCCGAGCAGCACGTACCGCAGGGTGGAGGGCAGCGACGGCGACGCGTCCAGGACGTCGGCGAGGTGGACGGGGACACAGAACGTGTGCGTGGCGCCCCGCTCCCGCATCAGCCGGGCGAAACGGTCCGGCGGGCAGGACAGCGGCGGCAGCGACCACCGGGCGCCCGCGATCAGCGTCGGCAGGCCGAGCATCAGCTGGTCGGTGTGGACGACGTCGCCGGGACCGATGGGCAGCCGCGCCCGGAACAGGTCGAGCGCCGCCGCGAGCGACCCCCCGGTGTGCACGACGGCACGGGGGGCCTCGGTCGTCCCCGACGTGAAGATCACGGCCGCGGGCGCGTCCGGATCGGGGAGTTCGCCGGGCTCGGGGGCGTCCCCGTCCGCCAGCCTCGCGAACGGCAGCGCGCCCTTCGGCACGCCCGGCAGGCGGCGCCCCACATGGACGTGCCGCATCGGCTCCCCGTCCGGGACCCGCAGCCCGGCGAGATTCGGCAGCAGGAGCCCGCGCCGCCGCGCGTACGCCCGGACGGGCCGCAGCCGGCTCGCCGCGTAGAGGACCGACTCGGCCGCCGACCAGCGCGGGCGCGCCAGCCGCAGCCGCGCGGAGAACATCTCCGGCCCCGCCCCCGGGTCGGCGAACACCACCACTCCCCCGGCGGCGACCACGCCCAGCGCGAGGACGAGCGACTCCGGCGACGGCCGCACCGAGAACAGCACCCCGTCCCCCGGCGCGAGCCCGGCCTCCAGCAGCCCGTGCCGGACGGCCAGCACCCGGCGGCGGAGGTCTCCGTAGGTGAGCTCGGCGCCGTTCCCCGCGACCAGGGCCACGGCGTCGGGCGTCGCGGCCGCCTGGTCCAGCAGCCTGCGGGCGAGGGTCATGCCGCATCCCCCTCCCGGGCGCGCACCGAGCGCACGGCCAGGCGCCGGTACGTCGGGATGAGCACGCCGCGCGCCGCCGACCGTTCCGTGATCTCCAGGGGCGCGGCGACGAGGACCGTCCGGGCCACGCGCCGGATCTGCGCCATGGCCAGCGGGTACCCGATGCAGAAGTGCGGGCCCGCGCCGAACCACAGCCGCCGCAGCTCCGGCGGGTGCGGGCGGTCCGGGTCGAACGGGCCGTGCGCGCGGCAGCAGTTGTGCGTGGCGATCAGCACCCGGTCGCCGGGCCGCACCGCGACGCCCCCGACCGTCACCGCGCGGTGCACGCTGCGCAGCATGACCGGCGTCGGCGTCGTCACCCGCATCGCCTCCTCGACCGCCCGGCCGAGCAGCGCCCCGTCGCGCGCGGCGTCCTCCAGCCGGCCGTGGTCGTGCAGCAGGGCGACCAGCCGGGGGATGAACGTCGCGACGGTCTCCGTGCCGGTCAGGAAGAACGCCCCCGCCGCGCCGCGCGCCTCCTCGCGCGACAGGCCGAGCGCCCGCATCCGGCCCATGACCGTGGACTCGTCGCCCAGGTACGCCTTCTCGGCGATGTCGCCGAGCGGGTCGAGCACCTCCCGCGCCCGCCGCACCTGCGACGGGGACAGCCGCCGCGTCCGCAGCGACACCATCGACACGACCCGCTCGCCCTGCTCGAACAGGTCGCGCCAGGCCGTCTCGGTGCGCGCGTCCAGGCCGATGACCTCGCTGATGACGGCGGCCGCCATGACGCGCGCCGCGTCCACCAGGTCGACGGTCTCGCCGCGCCTCAGCCGGTCGCCGAGCCGGCCCAGCGGCTCCTCCAGCACCCGGTCGCACAGGGCCTCGGTGTAGGAGGGGACGAACAGGTCGGTGAGGCGCCGCCGCAGCGCCCGGTGCGCCTCGCCCTCCATGTTGAGCAGGACGGACGGACCGAGGACCGGGGTCCACAGGTCGCCGGGCGAGCCGGGGCCGTCCTTGCGGAACGTCTCCCCGTCCATGAGGACCTCGCGGGCCAGGGACGCGTCGTTCACCACCACGCCGAGACCCGGCACCCGGACGATCGGGCCGCGCCGGGCGAGGCCGCGCAGCAGCGGGTACGCGAACGGGTGCGCGGTGAGGTAGAGCCGCCGCTCCCAGTCCACCGGGCGCCGGCGCGGCCGGTCTCGGCGCGTCACCGGATGTCCGGGCTTCATCGGATGTCCACGACGTCGGGCACGTACCGGTGGTCGGCGTACCAGCCGAGGGTCTTGACCAGGCCGAACGCGCGCAGCCGCCGCACCGACCCGTACACGACCACGTCCTTGCGGGTCCCGTAGGCGTCGGTGACGTAGCGGACGCGGTTGACCAGCGCGCGGTCCTCGTGGAGCTCCTCGATGCTGGTGCGCGGGAATCCGCCCGCCCGCCGGTACAGGTCCGCCGTGATCGCCAGGTTGCAGCCCGGCATCATCACGTACGGGCCGAGGTAGGCGGGGTCCTGGTTGCCGGGGCGGAACCGCCCGAACAGGGCGGCGAGGCCGATGACGGCGGGCAGCAGCCGCCGCTCCCAGAACTTCAGCGGGAACTCGTCGGTGCGCGGCAGCAGCGGCCCCGACAGCAGCTCCAGCCCCTCGCCGAACCCCCGCTTCACCGCCGCGACCCAGTCGTGGCGCGGCAGGCAGTCGGCGTCGGTGCGCGCGATGTGCGTCGCCCCGGCGCTGATCGCGTGGCGGAAGCCGGTGTCGGAGGCGGCGCCCGTCCCCTTCTGCGGCTCGTGGACGATCCGGACGTCGAACGGCGCCTCCTCGGCGGCGAACTCCTTCACGACCCGCGCCGTGCCGTCGGTGCTGCCGTTGTCCACCACGACCAGCGAGAAGCCGGTGTCGGTCTGCTCCGCGAGCCGGCGCAGCGTCGCGCCGATCGAGCGCTCCTCGTCGTAGGCGGGGATCACGACCCAGAGGTTCATGGTCACAGCTCCGCGAACAGGACGCCGAGGCTGATGCCGCCGGCGAGGCCGATGAGCGCGACGCGGTCGCCGGGACCGCAGCGCCCCTGGTCGAGCGCGGTGGCGAGCTGCAGCGGCAGGCTCGCGGACGCGACGTTGCCGTGCTCGGGGAGCGTCACGACCAGCCGCCCGGGAGGGATGCCGAGGACCGACCGGAGCACCTCCAGGTACGGCAGCGTCACCTGGTGGACGGCGACGACCGCGAAGTCGTCCCACGTCAGGCCGGTCTTCTGCAGCGCGGTCGTGAAGATCTCCGTGCCGCCCGCGAGGAACGCGTCCTTGAGCCTCCGCCCGTCGCCGCTGAAGTAGGTCTTGTCGGGGTCGCGGGGGTGCATCGAGCCGCCCGCCGGGAGCGTCCCGATCCGCCAGGCGCCGGAGACCGCCGCGAAGTCGCGGTAGAAGATCCCGCCGTCGGGGGCGGCCTCGACGAGCGCGGCGGCGCCGGCGTCGGAGAGGGTGTAGCCGGCGAAGGCGTCCACGAACTGGGCGCGGTCGCGGACCTTCCAGCGGATCGCGCGCGACGGGGTCTCGCCGGTGCAGACCAGCACCCGCTCGTGCTGCCCGGTGCGGATCAGGGCGTCGGCGACCTGGAGCCCGTTCAGGAAGCTGTTGCAGGCGTTCTTGACGTCGAAGACCGGGCAGGCCGCGCCGAGCTTGTCGGCGACGATGTGCGCGGTAGCGGGCTCGATCAGGTCCTGGGACGCCGAGCCGAACACCAGCAGGTCGACGCTCTCCGCGTGGAGCCCGCGCCGCGCGAGGACGTCGCGGGCCGCCGCGGCGGCCAGGTCGGACGCCTGCTCGTCGTCGCGCATGACGTGCCGGGTTCGGATGCCGGTCATCCGCTCGACGATCGTGGGATGCGGCCGGTAGCCGCCGTCCGGGCCGTCCCCGGCGGCGCTCTCCGCGGCGACGCGCGCCTCGACCTCGGCGCTGGTGACCGTCCGTTCGGGCAGGTGCGCCGCGACGGCGGTGATGCGGGCTCTCATGGGCTGGGGTCCCTCGGTTCCTCGTGCTCGGTGGACGATCAGACTCGCCGACCCCGGATGCTCCGGCCAGAGCGACCCTACGGAAACGGGGGTGGGCGTTGTACCCCGGTCAGTCGTGAGTACCGCCACTCATCCGGATTGAGTACTACCGCGTTTCCCCCCGCGCCGCCACCCGGCCCGACCGGCCCCCGACCAGCACGAAGATCGACAACGGCGGGGCCGGCGCGGGGTGCGGACGCTCCTCGAACGCCCTGGACGGGGCGGGGGCCGCCGCGGCGGGCGGCCGACTGTGGACACGCCCATCGAGCCCCGGCCCCGGCCTCGGACACCGCCCGCGGGCGGCACGGCTAGACCTCCGGGATCTCCGGCATGACGGGCGAGCCGGGCGCCTCGCCCGGAGCCTCCTGCGTCGGGTGCGGGGCGGGCTGCTCGGGGACCGTGGGGACGATCGGCCGCACCGGCTCCGGCTCGCGGGGCGCGGAGTTGTACCACCACAGCGCGAACGAGATCGCGAACAGCACCACCACGGCGCCGATCAGCTGGAGCACCGCCCTGCGGTGGCTCGGCTCGCGGCGGCCGCGCCGCGGGGGACGCACGGCGCCGGCGCGCAGTGCGCGCCTGGCGGCGCGGCGGATGCGCCGCTGCTCGCGCCTGTCCGGCCGCCGGATCCGCTCCTCCGCGCTGGGCTCGGTGAACGCCGCGCCTCTGACGAAGTCGTCGTCGAACACGGTCTCGTCGAATTCTGCGGCCATGGCGGATCTCTCCGGCACCCGGGGGCGGTCGCCGTCCAGGCTAGTCGACGCCGCGCCGGAACCAACCTCCGATGATCTAGAACCTGTTACATCCCCTGCCGCCGGGCCGCGTGACCAACCTCACCGGCCGTTCATCTTGAGATCGATCAAGGTTTCGTGGCAGGGGCACCCGATCCGCGTTCGCGCACGTGAACAGGCTTTCGACCTGCGGAGACGCACGGAAAGACCGCCGATTAGACTTGAGTCTCATTTTCTCTTGATGTGGACATGGAACGCGTTCTACGGTGAGGGCGAGTTCGCGTCGCGTACCGGGAGGAACCGCCCATGACCGCCACCGCACCGGAGACCCCCGTCCCCGCCGGATTCGACTTCAGCGACCCGGACCTGCTGGCCGAGCGCGTCCCCCTCGCCGAGTTCGCCCTGCTGCGCCGGACGGGCCGCCCCTGGTGGAACGCGCAGCCGCGCGGCCGCACCGGCTTCGACGACGACGGCTTCTGGGTGATCAGCAAGCACGCCCACATCAAGGAGATCTCGCGCGACCACGAGCTGTTCTCGTCCAACGCCAACGGCGCGATCATCCGGTTCAACGAGTCGCTCGGCGCCGAGGAGCTGGACGTCCAGCGCCAGAACCTGCTGCTGCACATGGACCCGCCGCAGCACACCAAGCTGCGCCAGATCGTCTCCCGCGGCTTCACCCCCCGCGTGATCGGCCGGCTGCGCGACGCGCTGCAGGAGCGGGCGGAGCGGATCGTCGCCGAGGCCCGCCGCCGCGGCGGCGGGGGCGACTTCGTCACCGAGATCGCGGCCGAGCTGCCGCTGCAGGCCATCGCCGAGCTGATGGGCGTGCCGCAGGAGGACCGGCGGCGGCTGTTCGACTGGTCCAACCAGATGCTCGGCTACGACGACCCCGACTACGACGCCGACCCCGCCTGCGCGGCCGCCGAGATCATCGGCTACGCCATGGAGCTGGCCGACCGGCGGCGCGCCTGCCCCGCCCACGACATCGTCACCAAGCTGGTCCAGGCCGACGTGGACGGGCGCGGCCTCACCGACGACGAGTTCGGCTACTTCACGATCCTGCTCGCCGTCGCGGGCAACGAGACGACCCGCAACGCCATCTCCCACGGCATGATCGCGTTCATGGACGCGCCGGAGCAGTGGGAGCTGTACAAGGCCGAGCGTCCCGAGACCGCGGTGGACGAGATCGTCCGCTGGTCGACGCCGGTGACCGCGTTCCAGCGCACGGCCGTCCGCGACACCGAGCTCGGCGGCGTGGAGATCAGGGCGGGCGAGCGGGTGGCCATGTACTACAGCTCCGCCAACTTCGACGAGGAGGTGTTCGACGACCCGGGCTCGTTCGACATCACCCGCTCCCCCAACCCCCACCTCGGGTTCGGCGGCACCGGGGCCCACTACTGCATCGGCGCGAACCTGGCGCGCCTGGAGATCGGGCTGATGTTCGACGCGATCGCCGACCAGATGCCGAACATCAGGCGGGCCGGCGAGCCGCGGCGCCTGCGCTCCCCCTGGCTGAACGGGATCAAGGAGCTGCCCGTCCACTACGGGTGATCCGCTTCTGCGGATGACCCACGGCCGCGGATGACCCACGGCCCGGCGGGACGACCGGCGGCCTCGCGCAGGCCCGCGGGGTCGTCCCGCCCGGGGCGGTCCTGCCCAGCGGGATGCGGCCTCCTCCCCGAAATCTAGAACGGGTTACAGTTGAAGGCGAATCACGTTCTAGAAGGAGACCGCATGGGTACCCCGGTGATCGTCGAGGCGGTGCGCACGCCGCTCGGAAAGCGCAACGGATGGCTGGCCGGCATGAAGGCGCAGGCCGTACTCGCACACGCGCTCAGCGCCGCCGTCGGACGCGCCGGGATCGACGCCGCCGAGGTGGAGCAGGTCTTCGCCGGCTGCGTCACGCAGGCGGGCGAGCAGGGCGGGCACGTCGGCCGCTACGCCTGGCTGTACGCGGGCCTGCCCTGGCAGACCGGCGTCACCACGATCGACGCCCAGTGCGGGTCCGCGCAGCAGGCCGTCCACCTCGCCGCGTCCCAGATCGCCGCCGGGGTGGTGGACGTCGCGATCGGCTGCGGCGTCGAGGTGATGAGCCGCGCGCCGCTCGGCAGCAACGTGATGCCCGCCAACCCCCGCCCGGACGACTGGTCGCTCGACATGCCGAACCAGTTCGAGGCCGCCGAGCGGATCGCCGCCCGCCGCGGCATCACCCGCGCCGACCTCGACGCGTTCGGCGCCCGCTCGCAGCAGCTCGCCGCCAAGGCGTGGGCCGACGGCCGCTTCGACCGCGAGATCGCCCCCATCACCGCGCCCGTCCTGGACGCCGAGGGCAACGTGACCGGCGAGACCCGGGAGGTCACCCGCGACCAGGGCCTGCGCGAGACCACCGTCGACGGCCTCGCCGCCCTCAGGCCGGTCCTGCCGGACGGCCTGCACACCGCGGGCACCTCGTCCCAGATCTCCGACGGCGCCGCCGCCGTCCTGCTCATGAGCGAGGAGAAGGCCAAGGCCCTCGGCCTGCGCCCCCGCGCCCGGATCAAGACCCAGGCGCTGGTCGGATCGGAGCCGTACTACCATCTGGACGGCCCGGTGCAGTCGACCGAGCGCGTCCTGCAGCGGTCCGGCATGACGATGAACGACATCGACATCACCGAGATCAACGAGGCGTTCGCATCGATCGTGCTGTCCTGGGCATCGGTCCACAAGCCGGACATGGACAAGGTCAACGTGAACGGCGGCGCCATCGCCCTCGGCCACCCGGTCGGCGCGACCGGCTCCCGCCTCATCACGACCGCGCTCCACGAGCTGGAGCGCCGCGACGGCGAGACGGCCCTCGTCACGATGTGCTGCGGCGGCGCGCTGTCCACGGCGACCATCCTCGAACGGATCTGAACCCACCCGAAGCTCACGGCCCCGGCGCCACCGCCGGGGCCGCGTTCTGAACAGGCGCGAAAGGCGGTCTCCTTGCAGCCGGAACCCGAAGACCTCGGCGGCGGACTGTGGAGCGTTCCCGTCCCCATCCCGGACAACCCCCTCGCGTACACGCTCGTGTACGCGCTGGAAAGCCCGCAGGGTCCCGTCCTGATCGACGCGGGATGGCACCACGAGGACGCCTGGGCGGCCCTCCGCGACGGGCTCGGCACGTTCGGGATCGACGTCGCCGACGTCCACGGCGTGGTCGTCACCCACTACCACCCCGACCACGCGGGCCTCGCCGGGCGGGTCCGGGAGACGTCCGGCGCCTGGATCGCGATGCACCACGCCGACGCCGAGATCGTCCGGCTGTTCCGCTCCGTCGGGCAGGGCGGCCGCCGCTCGTTCGAGCTGACCGCCCTGCGCCGCGCCGGGGCGTCCGAGTCGGAGCTGTCCCCGCCGCCGGACCGGCGGGTCGACCCGCCCGCCGAGCCCGACCGCGAGCTGTCCGACGGCGACCTCGTCGACCTGCCGGGCCGCCGGCTGCGCGCCATCTGGACGCCCGGCCACTCCCCCGGCCACATCTGCCTGCACCTGGAGGACGGCGACCGCATCTTCACCGGCGACCACGTCCTGCCGCGCATCACCCCGCACATCGGCCTGTACCCGTACGACATTCCGGACGTGGACCCGCTCAGCGACTTCCTCGGCTCGCTCGACAAGGTCTCCGCGATGACCGTGGACGAAGTGCTCCCGGCCCACCAGTACCGCTTCAACGGCCTGTCGGGCCGCGCCCAGGAGATCATCGAGCACCACGAGCGGCGCCTCGCCGAGGTGACGGCCCTGCTGTCGTCGCGGCCCACGACCCTGTGGGACATCACGGCGGGCCTGACCTGGCGCAACCCCTGGTCGGAGATGTCGCAGTTCGCCCGCCGGATGGCCGCCGCCGAGGCCGCCGCCCACATCCGCACCCTGGAGACGAGGGGGATCGCCCGCCGCGAGGGCGACGACGACCCCCTCCGCTACCGGCTGCGCTGACCCGCCGGCACCTCCCCGAGGGCCGGCCGGGGCCGGTCCCCGGCGCCCCGCGGCGACTGGCGGTCGTGCGCCGAGAGCGGGACCGCCTCGTCCTCACCTTGCAACTCGGTTTCCCGGCGGGCGGATCCGCGCGCCGCTCAAGATCGTCCCACTGGCGGAAACCGTTTCACCGCCGTCTCCTCCGGGGGGGCGGACGCCGGTGTGCCCGGCGGCGAGCAGGAGGTGTGGATGTCAGGCGCATGGCCCGGTCTGGACGAGGTGGCGGCGCGGGCGGCCGGCGACCCGCGGGGCGCGGCGGAGGAGGTGCTGGCGCTCGCGGAGACGCTCCCCGAGGAGTCGGCGCCGGAGTTCCTGGACCGCGCGGCGCGCGTCTTCGCGGCCCGGGGGCTGCCCGGCGAGGCGGGCCGCTTCTTCGGGCGGGCGCGCGAGCTGGAGGAGGCTCGCGCGCGGTCCCTCGGCCTGCCCCTCGTCGGCGAGGAGGCGCACCGGACGTTCGTGGAGCTCGCCCCGTCCGGGGCCGTGGGCGGGACGGAACTGTGCGGCCATCTGCGGCGGCTCGCGCAGCATCCGGAGCCGGGGACGGCGCACCGGTGGGCCCGCGAGGCGGTGTGCGCGGTCCTCGGCTCGGGCGTCGTCCCCGCCGACTTCGTGCCGGAGCTGGTGCGGGTCGCGTGGGCGGCCCGGCTCGACGAGAAGACCGAGAAGCGGTTCGTCGCCGACCGCCTGCTGCGGGAGGGGCTGATGCCGCGCGCGCCGCTGCCGGTGTGGGCGGACCTGGAGATCGCGCTGCGCGATGCGGCCGCGGACGACGACGAGCTGTTCGACCTGTTGCTCGCCGCGCGCCCCGAACCCGGCCCGGACACCGCCCCCGAACTGCGCGCCAGGTACGAGCGCCGCTGGCGGCTGCTGGTCGGCCAGGCGGCCGGGGGACGGCCGCTGCCGCCCGGCTGGTACCGGTCCATCGGCCCGCTGCGCCTGGGCGACATGATGGGGCTGGCGTCGGACGCCGGGGACCGGCTGTTCCCGCGGCCGCCGTCGCCGTTCGACCCGGAGACGGACCCGGTCGCCCGCCGCGCCGACCCGCGCCCGCACCCGCTCGACCCGGCGCACGGGGAGCAGGCGCCGTCCTGGCACTCGAACGCCGACTTCCTGCTGGTCGCGAGGAAGATCGGGGAGGACCCGCGGGTCCGCCGCG
The sequence above is drawn from the Actinomadura hallensis genome and encodes:
- a CDS encoding class I adenylate-forming enzyme family protein, with protein sequence MTLARRLLDQAAATPDAVALVAGNGAELTYGDLRRRVLAVRHGLLEAGLAPGDGVLFSVRPSPESLVLALGVVAAGGVVVFADPGAGPEMFSARLRLARPRWSAAESVLYAASRLRPVRAYARRRGLLLPNLAGLRVPDGEPMRHVHVGRRLPGVPKGALPFARLADGDAPEPGELPDPDAPAAVIFTSGTTEAPRAVVHTGGSLAAALDLFRARLPIGPGDVVHTDQLMLGLPTLIAGARWSLPPLSCPPDRFARLMRERGATHTFCVPVHLADVLDASPSLPSTLRYVLLGAAPAPPAILRRTVAAAPSAEVLSVYAMTEILPVAIASAEEKLAHTGSGDLLGAPLPGVGARVADDGELLLSGPNLCRGYLGADPLTELPTGDLARLDGGRLVLMGRKKDMLIRGKFNLYPGLYEPAIAALPDVAEAAIVGVPDPRTGDEEVVLAVVGPADLPARLRRALPGVIDHDALPDRIVVLDELPRSGRGRKLDRDRLRELVGAGGR
- a CDS encoding steroid 3-ketoacyl-CoA thiolase yields the protein MGTPVIVEAVRTPLGKRNGWLAGMKAQAVLAHALSAAVGRAGIDAAEVEQVFAGCVTQAGEQGGHVGRYAWLYAGLPWQTGVTTIDAQCGSAQQAVHLAASQIAAGVVDVAIGCGVEVMSRAPLGSNVMPANPRPDDWSLDMPNQFEAAERIAARRGITRADLDAFGARSQQLAAKAWADGRFDREIAPITAPVLDAEGNVTGETREVTRDQGLRETTVDGLAALRPVLPDGLHTAGTSSQISDGAAAVLLMSEEKAKALGLRPRARIKTQALVGSEPYYHLDGPVQSTERVLQRSGMTMNDIDITEINEAFASIVLSWASVHKPDMDKVNVNGGAIALGHPVGATGSRLITTALHELERRDGETALVTMCCGGALSTATILERI
- a CDS encoding glycosyltransferase family 2 protein, translating into MNLWVVIPAYDEERSIGATLRRLAEQTDTGFSLVVVDNGSTDGTARVVKEFAAEEAPFDVRIVHEPQKGTGAASDTGFRHAISAGATHIARTDADCLPRHDWVAAVKRGFGEGLELLSGPLLPRTDEFPLKFWERRLLPAVIGLAALFGRFRPGNQDPAYLGPYVMMPGCNLAITADLYRRAGGFPRTSIEELHEDRALVNRVRYVTDAYGTRKDVVVYGSVRRLRAFGLVKTLGWYADHRYVPDVVDIR
- a CDS encoding 3-oxoacyl-ACP synthase III family protein; translated protein: MRARITAVAAHLPERTVTSAEVEARVAAESAAGDGPDGGYRPHPTIVERMTGIRTRHVMRDDEQASDLAAAAARDVLARRGLHAESVDLLVFGSASQDLIEPATAHIVADKLGAACPVFDVKNACNSFLNGLQVADALIRTGQHERVLVCTGETPSRAIRWKVRDRAQFVDAFAGYTLSDAGAAALVEAAPDGGIFYRDFAAVSGAWRIGTLPAGGSMHPRDPDKTYFSGDGRRLKDAFLAGGTEIFTTALQKTGLTWDDFAVVAVHQVTLPYLEVLRSVLGIPPGRLVVTLPEHGNVASASLPLQLATALDQGRCGPGDRVALIGLAGGISLGVLFAEL
- a CDS encoding MBL fold metallo-hydrolase, whose protein sequence is MQPEPEDLGGGLWSVPVPIPDNPLAYTLVYALESPQGPVLIDAGWHHEDAWAALRDGLGTFGIDVADVHGVVVTHYHPDHAGLAGRVRETSGAWIAMHHADAEIVRLFRSVGQGGRRSFELTALRRAGASESELSPPPDRRVDPPAEPDRELSDGDLVDLPGRRLRAIWTPGHSPGHICLHLEDGDRIFTGDHVLPRITPHIGLYPYDIPDVDPLSDFLGSLDKVSAMTVDEVLPAHQYRFNGLSGRAQEIIEHHERRLAEVTALLSSRPTTLWDITAGLTWRNPWSEMSQFARRMAAAEAAAHIRTLETRGIARREGDDDPLRYRLR
- a CDS encoding NAD-dependent epimerase/dehydratase family protein produces the protein MRIAVTGASGFVGGAVCRALAAGGATVLAYGRRPAVDPAHVGGAPYRSWDITRGPLADAPAADAVVHCAGSVTDWGQAAALFAANLTGTRNVLASFPGARFVHVSTASVYDPFRPSVMVTEDEAPVRRYLNAYGASKAAAERAVLAAPGTIVLRPHAVYGPGDTTLLPRVLSAVRGPFLVAAGTGRQRISLTSIANLVQACVLAATGPVSSGVFNVADADPVTLDDALREILRERGVRARPVYAPAAAARPLAALAEGAFLLARRPEPPRLTRYAISHLAVERTLDISAAREVLGYEPLPTTFAGAAAW
- a CDS encoding cytochrome P450, coding for MTATAPETPVPAGFDFSDPDLLAERVPLAEFALLRRTGRPWWNAQPRGRTGFDDDGFWVISKHAHIKEISRDHELFSSNANGAIIRFNESLGAEELDVQRQNLLLHMDPPQHTKLRQIVSRGFTPRVIGRLRDALQERAERIVAEARRRGGGGDFVTEIAAELPLQAIAELMGVPQEDRRRLFDWSNQMLGYDDPDYDADPACAAAEIIGYAMELADRRRACPAHDIVTKLVQADVDGRGLTDDEFGYFTILLAVAGNETTRNAISHGMIAFMDAPEQWELYKAERPETAVDEIVRWSTPVTAFQRTAVRDTELGGVEIRAGERVAMYYSSANFDEEVFDDPGSFDITRSPNPHLGFGGTGAHYCIGANLARLEIGLMFDAIADQMPNIRRAGEPRRLRSPWLNGIKELPVHYG
- a CDS encoding cytochrome P450; its protein translation is MKPGHPVTRRDRPRRRPVDWERRLYLTAHPFAYPLLRGLARRGPIVRVPGLGVVVNDASLAREVLMDGETFRKDGPGSPGDLWTPVLGPSVLLNMEGEAHRALRRRLTDLFVPSYTEALCDRVLEEPLGRLGDRLRRGETVDLVDAARVMAAAVISEVIGLDARTETAWRDLFEQGERVVSMVSLRTRRLSPSQVRRAREVLDPLGDIAEKAYLGDESTVMGRMRALGLSREEARGAAGAFFLTGTETVATFIPRLVALLHDHGRLEDAARDGALLGRAVEEAMRVTTPTPVMLRSVHRAVTVGGVAVRPGDRVLIATHNCCRAHGPFDPDRPHPPELRRLWFGAGPHFCIGYPLAMAQIRRVARTVLVAAPLEITERSAARGVLIPTYRRLAVRSVRAREGDAA